A region of Larimichthys crocea isolate SSNF chromosome X, L_crocea_2.0, whole genome shotgun sequence DNA encodes the following proteins:
- the cul9 gene encoding cullin-9 isoform X2 — MRIPQLGAPVEKTNITRLGNDTLGRKRKQRLRGKTEAKGQVCDTAVSMVGERRNGNLLVQLGPRLQAYPEELIRQRRNHDGQTEYLIRWCLVTIDDGSGSGGGASEAGGAGSGSSGVGGSSGSTSGESKPENILMWMSTEDVYANCPTLLGKRKTDTQRPLQQQQEKQQGGEASDGGQRSTSEFPTDVTFDEVELSDMKEDVKNLVRRARKQMTKKNDFSISITHTIHVLSAYAGIGSLVGVFKETGALNLLMELLCNKETQTRRSAGKMLRALASHDAGSRAYVLLSLSQQDGIEQHMDFDNRYTLLELFAETTSSEEHGISFEGIHLPQIPGKLLFSLVKRYLCVTSLMDKLNTAGAESISDRQDASPSPASSSAAHQTEHLRVQREFDFTMAMANLISELVRVMGWDRNRQPPDGSTHCPEVGGACGEEQGGEASRPLLRSIFQPRFCASPVVLTSTSAVAAPVATPPKKKTGNGYKTRSDFASRSAYVEYVQDNLKSGMMVRMLEDYEEVSAGDEGEFRYSNDGSPPVQVYWNSLSRTYWVHWHMVEILGSGSSSQAEKETQEKASSLTETLKLTAVSQTFFSKPPGGLYSLPYLSEGLQREPLALSRAEWWEVLFFIKKLEPKQQLEVNAILLQSLDDQEAELDDASLIGLSVPGDVAKKLLHYLKQKLPSSCLGDLLCSHTFCKHYLRRGGGSLEDEELLAETSLSSSGLGGGGGGGGAGQSSSSSSSASASSSSAMGSVSKKAKKEVPADSGCGSPDTESELPSEDDSKYPEDLEDKMKVFNNPRVQGKKTVLEKLGEVVDILKKGGSGSDQAQQLAAVLFITRLLEEKGVQEKNSMRSDSAQTIRDKVLKLLVELLGSSSKDVVLSTLRLTRLLMLKYEWRVSFATEGGVKAVLSCMQEFSAVTHVQQLALATLKVITGASKHDLRSVGSSLPLSESGTQMMLEIFASIGSATPEGSKGLLGAIPAAIDLMLKTKGCMLSVRNGLLVVIMLISNHKSLAEQLVASDVTTVLKDCLTLSGAETMLAIIALNHISMVHKLESKDCREQLDFKDTELQMLLVSLKELTATKEVIQTLEQLLCDDACQLEEERSQVTHSRDTYQDLVRLTEQHRADRAVQLSILRILNKFLDNYQEDMLPWHESIEPCLSSMAAFINDREVVQLFIRFLYRLASLNKDYAVVMCRLGTKEALVKALDKHSTTLLLVTELRDLITDCEKYASLYKKMTTSVLAGCIQMVLGQIEEHRRSHQPINIPFFDVFLRNLCQGSSVELKEDKCWEKVEVSSNHHRANKLTDKNPKTYWESNGCTGSHFINIYMHKGVVIRQLAILVASEDSSYMPARILVLGGDEPTNINTELNTVNVTPSASRVVLLENMTRFWSIIQIRVKRCQQGGIDTRVHGFEVLGPKPTFWPVFKEQLCCRTYLFYSTKAHTWCQEVMEDKTQLLQLFNKLNSALRHEQMFADRFLPDAEAAEALGRTCWEALITPIVHSITLSESSASSPLSWLLSEYLDNAESARRCKSRAAIFNSRVRRLTHLLVHVDTSQTDGEELKPPVKSSLNRSKELKNGKEGKNKDSAAASSSSSSSSAKLKVKSSSSIAGIALCWQGVVQRQVKKFLESSCSLPDFVERYRGLYLQLKNAMEELFGQQTAFVLALRHGFSAALLQLSILRAMHVSERFAQYIDQMIQASGAACGSVETLERLQQFLEPMLFLSGLELANTFEHFYRYYLGDRLLAQGNVWLETAVIEQIGSCFPSRFPQQMLKNLSESAELQQEFHLYRLQQLDRCLQEHDQMMEEEWAESEEEAEVQVLVLSPRCWAVSSLCFLEEPTKHFPAELCSYLNQFTQFYTHSQFMYGLSHSKPRRLQWTWLGHAELQFGCWTLHVSTLQMFILLHFNMHEEVHVDALLQATGLSAAVLLHALLPLIADGGPLICSKPDEPSQGVLQLNQMVVARSLEGTPASVQLLPRQTYLNVDEDAAGTLERKRNYIYCLIVHIMKQEKEMHIDNLVFKVLDSCQKQEASRSPGTGRFSCSTSDVLSCIMHVISKGCVRRNEENPHIVEFLPEDPSTPQKGQAQFSFSRTEIRKDGADSVADISLMSMPRQLEDGVLDAVLFSMGRTMTQEEVRQLMQRTVQQVSGTLSLDLDRAEHLLVHCKWNVDLLLQRYTDDPEALIMAAGLKFRNPQPPPSPAVTCPVCLSPRTAATEPVPSLSCMHYCCQSCWQEYLTARIEQNLVMNCDCPITDCQAQPTSMFFLNILTDKDTIAKYENALLRGYVECCSNLTWCTNPQGCDQILCKENMGSMGTCSKCCWSSCFSCNFPEAHYPASCSHMSQWMDDGGYYEGMSMEAQSKHLAKLISKRCPSCQAQIEKNEGCLHMTCAKCNHGFCWRCLKPWKPTHKDYYNCSAMVSKAARQEKKFQDYNERCTFHHQAKDFAVNLENKVSSINEALQMKSLTFVIDACKVLAQARKVLAYSCVYSYYNQETEKMDVMEQQTEALDLHTNALQILLEETLLQCTDLASCVRLLKPEHLSTGLELIRRIQERLLAILQHSTQDFRVGYQSKSSQEPESTQASNLSNHTDTNKVSKLERASDSGDSDNNNNTGEEGGEEAEDEDDEYDEEYVPEWHEDYDEDDIDEDDFFSDDDESENLERDFSPFD, encoded by the exons TGAGCATGGTGGGTGAGCGCCGCAATGGGAACCTGCTGGTCCAACTAGGCCCGAGGCTGCAGGCGTATCCAGAGGAGCTGATCCGCCAGCGCCGCAACCATGATGGACAGACTGAATACCTGATTCGCTGGTGCCTCGTCACCATTGACGATGGCTCGGGCTCTGGAGGCGGAGCCAGCGAGGCAGGAGGGGCGGGCAGCGGCAGCTCTGGGGTGGGTGGGTCCAGTGGATCGACATCAGGTGAGAGCAAACCTGAAAACATCCTGATGTGGATGTCGACGGAGGACGTGTACGCCAATTGCCCCACCCTCCTGGGGAAGAGGAAAACGGACACGCAGCGccccctgcagcagcagcaggagaagcagcaggGCGGCGAGGCATCGGATGGAGGTCAGAGGAGCACCAGCGAGTTCCCGACAGACGTCACCTTCGACGAGGTGGAGCTGTCTGACATGAAGGAGGACGTGAAGAACCTGGTGCGTCGAGCCAGGAAGCAGATGACCAAGAAGAACGACTTTTCCATCAGCATCACGCACACCATCCATGTGCTGAGTGCCTACGCCGGCATTGGCTCGCTAGTCGGTGTCTTTAAGGAGACAGGCGCCCTCAacctgctgatggagctgctgtgcaacaaagagacacagacgaGACGCAGCGCCGGGAAGATGCTGCGAGCACTCGCCTCCCATGACGCAG GAAGTCGTGCGTACGTCCTCCTGTCTCTCAGTCAGCAGGACGGCATCGAGCAGCACATGGACTTCGATAATCGTTACACTCTGCTGGAGCTGTTTGCTGAAACCACGTCATCAGAGGAGCACGGCATCTCCTTTGAGGGAATTCACCTGCCTCAG ATTCCCGGGAAACTGCTGTTCTCTCTGGTGAAGCGCTACCTGTGCGTCACATCTCTGATGGACAAACTCAACACAGCAGGGGCGGAGTCTATCTCTGATAGACAGGATGCCAGCCCCTCCCCAGCCTCCTCCAGTGCCGCCCATCAGACGGAGCACCTCAGGGTGCAGCGAGAGTTCGACTTCACCATGGCCATGGCCAACCTGATCTCAGAGCTGGTCCGAGTGATGGGCTGGGACCGGAACCGGCAGCCTCCCGATGGCTCCACCCACTGCCCAGAAGTAGGTGGGGCCTGTGGGGAGGAGCAGGGGGGGGAGGCATCCCGTCCCCTCCTCAGGTCCATTTTCCAGCCTCGTTTCTGCGCCTCCCCTGTTgtcctcacctccacctcagctGTTGCCGCTCCCGTCGCCACGCCaccaaagaaaaagacaggaaacgGATACAAGACGCGCTCTGACTTCGCCAGCCGCTCTGCCTACGTGGAGTACGTCCAGGACAACCTGAAGAGTGGCATGATGGTCCGCATGCTGGAGGACTATGAGGAGGTCAGCGCTGGAGATGAAGGAGAGTTTCGCTACAGCAATGACGGCTCGCCACCTGTTCAG GTGTACTGGAACTCCCTGTCCAGGACTTACTGGGTCCACTGGCACATGGTGGAGATCCTgggcagtggcagcagcagtcaggCTGAGAAGGAGACGCAGGAGAAGGCGTCCTCCCTGACTGAGACACTCAAACTTACTGCTG TGAGTCAGACGTTCTTCTCGAAGCCTCCCGGTGGTCTGTACTCTCTGCCATACCTCTCTGAGGGTCTGCAGAGGGAGCCTCTGGCTCTGAGCCGGGCCGAGTGGTGGGAGGTTCTGTTCTTCATCAAGAAACTGGAGCCCAAACAGCAGCTGGAGGTTAATGCCATCCTGCTACAGAGCCTTGATGACCAG GAGGCGGAGCTGGACGACGCATCTCTGATTGGTCTGTCTGTCCCCGGAGACGTGGCTAAGAAGCTCCTTCACTACCTGAAGCAGAAGCTGCCATCGTCATGCCTAGGcgacctgctctgctctcacacCTTCTGCAAACACtacctgaggagaggaggaggaagtctGGAGGACGAAGAGCTGCTGG CTGAAACCTCTCTGAGTTCATCTGGcctgggaggaggtggaggaggtggaggagcaggacagagctcttcctcttcatcatcagcctcagcctcctcttcatcagcGATGGGCTCTGTCTCCAAGAAAGCAAAGAAGGAAGTTCCTGCTGATTCAGGCTGTGGCAGCCCAGACACCGAGAGCGAGCTGCCCTCAGAGGACGACAGCAAGTACCCCGAAGACCTGGAGGACAAGATGAAGG TGTTCAACAACCCTCGAGTCCAGGGGAAGAAGACGGTGTTGGAGAAGCTGGGGGAAGTGGTGGACATCCTGAAGAAAGGGGGGTCTGGTTCAGACCAGGCCCAGCAGCTGGCTGCTGTCCTCTTCATCACCAGGCTGTTGGAGGAGAAGGGAGTCCAGGAGAAGAACTCCATGAGGAGCGACTCAGCCCAGACCATCCG GGACAAGGTGCTGAAGCTGCTGGTGGAGCTGCTTGGCTCGTCCTCTAAAGACGTGGTCCTGAGCACGCTCAGACTGACTCGTCTGCTCATGCTCAAATACGAGTGGAGGGTTTCCTTCGCCACCGAGGGCGGAGTCAAAGCTGTCCTGTCCTGCATGCAGGAGTTCTCCGCCGTGACCCACGTCCAGCAGCTGGCGCTCGCG ACCCTGAAGGTGATCACTGGAGCCAGTAAACACGACCTCCGCAGTGTCGGCAGCAGCCTGCCTCTCTCAGAGTCCGGCACTCAGATGATGTTGGAGATCTTTGCCAGCATCGGCTCAGCCACACCCGAAGGCTCCAAAGGCCTGCTGGGAGCTATCCCCGCCGCCATCGACCTCATGCTCAAGACCAAAGG ctgcatGCTGTCAGTGCGGAACGGCCTGCTCGTCGTCATCATGCTCATTTCCAACCACAAGAGCCTGGCGGAGCAGCTGGTGGCATCCGACGTCACCACTGTCCTCAAAGACTGTCTGACCCTGTCTGGAGCGGAGACCATGCTTGCCATTATCGCCCTGAACCACATCTCGATGGTGCACAAGCTAGAGAGCAAAG ACTGTCGGGAGCAGCTGGACTTTAaggacacagagctgcagatgtTGTTGGTGAGTCTGAAGGAGCTCACGGCCACCAAAGAGGTGATCCAGACTCTGGAGCAGCTGCTGTGTGACGATGCCTgccagctggaggaggaacGCAGCCAG GTAACTCACAGTCGTGACACTTATCAGGATCTGGTTCGTCTGACGGAGCAGCATCGAGCCGACCGGGCCGTCCAGCTCTCCATCCTCAG GATCCTGAACAAGTTCCTGGACAACTACCAGGAGGACATGCTGCCATGGCACGAGAGCATCGAGCCCTGCCTGTCCTCCATGGCGGCCTTCATCAACGACCGAGAG GTGGTCCAGCTGTTTATCCGGTTCCTGTACCGGCTGGCCTCTCTGAACAAAGACTACGCGGTGGTGATGTGTCGTCTGGGGACCAAAGAGGCTCTGGTGAAGGCTCTGGACAAACACAGCACCACCCTGCTGCTGGTCACCGAGCTCCGAGACCTGATCACCGACTGTGAGAAGTACGCCAGCCTCTACAAGAAGATGACCACCAGCGTCCTCGCCGGCTGTATCCAG ATGGTGTTGGGTCAGATTGAGGAGCATCGTCGCAGCCATCAACCAATCAACATCCCGTTCTTTGATGTGTTCCTTAGAAATCTCTGCCAAG GGTCCAGTGTGGAGCTGAAGGAGGATAAGTGCTGGGAGAAGGTGGAGGTTTCGTCCAATCATCATCGAGCAAACAAACTGACCGACAAAAACCCCAAAACCTACTGGGAGTCCAACGGCTGCACTGGGTCACACTTCATCAACATCTATATGCACAAAGGGGTCGTCATCAG acaacTGGCCATCCTAGTGGCCAGTGAGGACTCGAGCTACATGCCGGCCCGGATCCTGGTTCTGGGAGGAGATGAGCCCACCAACATCAACACCGAACTCAACACA gTGAATGTAACTCCGTCAGCCAGTCGGGTGGTTCTCCTGGAGAACATGACAAGGTTCTGGTCCATCATCCAGATCAGGGTCAAGAGATGTCAGCAG GGTGGCATCGACACTCGGGTCCATGGTTTTGAGGTTCTGGGTCCGAAGCCGACATTCTGGCCCGTGTTTAAGGAGCAGCTGTGCTGTCGCACCTACCTGTTCTATAGCACCAAGGCCCACACCTGGTGtcaggaggtgatggaggacaagacgcagctgctgcagctcttcaACAA gttgaACAGTGCTCTCAGACACGAGCAGATGTTCGCAGATCGGTTCCTGCCGGACGCCGAGGCGGCTGAAGCTTTGGGTCGAACCTGCTGGGAGGCTCTGATCACACCAATCGTCCACAGCATCACACtgtcag AATCCTCGGCGTCCAGCCCTCTGTCCTGGCTGCTCAGTGAGTACCTGGATAACGCCGAGTCAGCCCGCCGCTGTAAGAGCCGGGCGGCCATCTTTAATTCCAGAGTGAGGCGGCTGACGCACCTCCTGGTCCACGTGGACACGAGCCAGACGGACGGCGAGGAGCTCAAACCTCCGGTCAAATCAA gTCTCAACCGAAGCAAAGAGCTGAAGA ATGGTAAAGAGGGTAAAAACAAAGACTCTGCTGccgcttcttcttcctcctcgtcctcctcggcCAAACTTAAagtgaagagcagcagcagcattgcgGGGATCGCCCTCTGTTGGCAGGGTGTGGTACAGCGCCAG GTGAAGAAGTTTCTGGAGTCCAGCTGCAGTCTTCCAGACTTTGTGGAACGGTACCGGGGTCTGTACCTGCAGCTGAAGAATGCCATGGAGGAACTGTTCGGACAGCAGACCGCCTTCGTCCTCGCCCTCCGACACGGCTTCTCCGCTgccctgctgcagctctctATCCTCAGAGCCATGCAT GTGAGTGAGCGTTTTGCTCAGTACATCGACCAGATGATCCAGGCCAGTGGAGCGGCGTGTGGCAGCGTGGAGACTCTGGAGCGGCTGCAGCAGTTTCTGGAGCCGATGCTCTTCCTGTCGGGCCTTGAGCTCGCCAACACCTTTGAGCACTTCTACAG GTACTACCTGGGTGACCGGCTGCTGGCTCAGGGGAACGTGTGGTTGGAGACAGCCGTCATCGAACAGATCGGCAGCTGTTTCCCGAGTCGCTTCCCTCAGCAGATGTTGAAGAACCTGAGCGAGTCGGCCGAGCTGCAGCAGGAGTTTCACCTATACCgcctgcagcagctggaccGCTGCCTTCAAGAACACGACCAG atgatggaggaggagtgggcagagtcagaggaggaggcagaggtcCAGGTCCTGGTTCTGTCTCCACGCTGCTGGGCCGTGTCTTCGCTCTGCTTCCTGGAAGAACCGACGAAACATTTTCCAGCTGAACTCTGCTCCTACCTGAACCAGTTCACCCAGTTCTACACCCACA gTCAGTTCATGTACGGTCTGAGTCACTCGAAGCCTCGCCGTCTGCAGTGGACGTGGCTCGGTCACGCTGAGCTGCAGTTTGGCTGCTGGACGCTTCACGTGTCAACACTGCAGATGTTCATCCTGCTGCATTTCAACATGCATGAG GAGGTACACGTTGACGCTCTGCTGCAGGCGACCGGGCTGTCCGCCGCTGTCCTGCTTCACGCTCTGCTGCCGCTCATTGCTGACGGAGGACCGCTGATCTGCAGCAAGCCTGACGAGCCGAGTCAGG GTGTGTTGCAGCTGAACCAGATGGTGGTGGCTCGTAGTCTGGAGGGCACCCCGGCATCAGTCCAGCTACTGCCCAGACAGACATACCTGAACGTGGATGAGGATGCCGCCGGCACactggagaggaagaggaactACATCTACTGTCTGATCGTCCACATCATGaagcaggagaaggagatgCACATCGACAACCTGGTGTTCAAG GTTCTGGACTCGTGTCAGAAACAGGAAGCGTCTCGCTCTCCGGGAACAGGACGCTTCAGCTGCAGCACCAGCGACGTCCTGTCTTGCATCATGCATGTCATCAGCAAAGGCTGCGTCCGACGCAATGAGGAGAACCCGCACATTGTTGAGTTCCTGCCAGAGGACCCATCCACGCCACAGAAAGGCCAGGCCCAGTTCTCCTTCAGCCGGACCGAGATTAGGAAGGACGGCGCAGACAGCGTGGCTGACATCAG TCTGATGTCAATGCCGCGGCAGTTAGAGGACGGAGTTTTGGACGCGGTTCTGTTCTCGATGGGTCGGACGATGACGCAGGAGGAGGTCCGTCAGCTGATGCAAAGGACAGTCCAACAG GTGTCAGGGACTTTGAGTTTGGACCTGGACCGGGCCGAGCACCTTCTGGTTCACTGTAAGTGGAATGTGGACCTGCTCCTGCAGCGATACACCGACGACCCTGAAGCCCTCATCATGGCCGCTGGGCTAAAGTTCCGAAACCCTCAGCCACCACCAAGCCCGGCCGTCACCTGCCCCGTCTGCCTGAGTCCCAGAACCGCCGCCACCGAGCCGGTCCCCTCACTGAGCTGCATGCACTACTGCTGCCAG TCGTGCTGGCAGGAGTACCTGACGGCGAGGATTGAACAGAACCTAGTGATGAACTGTGACTGTCCAATCACAGACTGCCAGGCTCAGCCCACCTCAATGTTCTTCCTCAACATCCTCACGGACAAAGACACCATCGCCAAG TATGAGAATGCCTTGCTGAGAGGTTACGTCGAGTGTTGTTCCAACCTGACGTGGTGCACCAACCCTCAGGGCTGTGATCAGATCCTCTGTAAGGAGAACATGGGCAGCATGGGGACGTGCTCCAAGTGCTGCTGGTCGTCCTGCTTCAGCTGCAACTTCCCAGAG GCCCACTACCCGGCCAGCTGCAGCCACATGTCTCagtggatggatgatggaggatACTATGAAGGGATGAGCATGGAGGCTCAGAGCAAACATCTGGCCAAGCTGATCTCCAAACGCTGCCCGAGCTGCCAGGCCCAGATCGAGAAGAACGAGGGCTGTCTGCA TATGACCTGTGCCAAGTGCAACCACGGTTTCTGTTGGCGCTGTCTGAAACCATGGAAACCGACACACAAAGATTATTACAACTGCTCCGCCATG GTGAGTAAGGCAGCACGGCAGGAAAAGAAGTTCCAGGATTACAATGAGAGATGCACCTTCCACCACCAGGCCAAG GACTTTGCCGTGAACCTGGAGAACAAGGTGTCATCCATTAACGAGGCTCTGCAGATGAAGTCTCTGACCTTCGTCATTGATGCCTGTAAAGTTCTCGCTCAGGCTCGAAAG gtgcTGGCCTACTCCTGCGTCTACAGCTACTACAACCAGGAGACTGAGAAGATGGACGTGAtggagcagcagacagaggctCTGGACCTGCACACCAACGCCCTGCAGATCCTGCTCG AAGAGACTCTGTTGCAGTGCACTGACCTGGCCTCGTGTGTCCGGCTGCTGAAACCAGAACACCTCAGCACCGGACTGGAACTGATCCGACGCATCCAGGAGCGCCTGCTGGCCATCCTGCAGCACTCCACCCAG GACTTCAGGGTTGGTTATCAGTCCAAGAGCAGCCAGGAACCAGAATCCACGCAGGCCTCGAACCTGTCCAACCACACCGACACCAACAAAGT gTCGAAGTTGGAACGAGCGTCGGACTCTGGAGactcagacaacaacaacaacacgggCGAAGAGGGTGGCGAGGAGGCggaggacgaggacgacgaGTATGATGAAGAGTATGTTCCTGAGTGGCATGAGGACTACGACGAGGACGACATCGACGAGGACGACTTCTTCTCTGACGACGACGAGTCTGAGAACCTGGAGAGGGACTTTAGCCCCTTCGACTGA